A genomic region of Alistipes megaguti contains the following coding sequences:
- a CDS encoding AraC family transcriptional regulator: MKQLLHLFMAVREHPYLTLSDEEWSDITRSLEEISGEWHRQRRDSLSEEILLTLFRALAYRICRAIDDQLGQRSGDKQAKDTARGRNAFYFNTFIEELSRNYMQERSVGFYAERLHLTPKYLTTLLRTTTGRTATEWIDEYVVLEAKNLLKYSTMNIQEIAYYLHFSNQSFFGKYFKQHTGMTPSAYRSIK; the protein is encoded by the coding sequence ATGAAACAACTTCTGCACCTGTTCATGGCGGTTCGCGAGCATCCGTATCTGACCTTGAGTGACGAGGAGTGGTCGGACATCACGCGTTCACTCGAAGAGATCTCCGGCGAATGGCATCGGCAGCGTCGCGATTCGCTGTCGGAGGAGATTCTGCTCACGCTTTTCCGGGCCCTGGCCTACCGGATCTGCCGGGCGATCGACGACCAGCTCGGGCAACGTTCCGGCGACAAACAGGCCAAAGATACGGCCCGCGGCCGCAATGCCTTCTATTTCAACACATTCATCGAGGAGCTTTCGCGCAACTACATGCAGGAGCGCAGCGTGGGCTTTTACGCCGAGCGGCTCCATCTGACCCCGAAATACCTCACGACGCTGCTGCGCACCACGACCGGCCGCACGGCCACGGAATGGATCGATGAATATGTGGTTCTCGAAGCGAAAAACCTGCTGAAGTACTCGACCATGAACATCCAGGAAATCGCCTACTACCTGCACTTTTCGAACCAGTCGTTTTTCGGCAAATATTTCAAGCAGCATACCGGCATGACCCCGTCGGCCTACCGGTCGATCAAATAG
- the ppk1 gene encoding polyphosphate kinase 1 — MDYSFNNRELSWLSFNERVLQEAQDPSVPLLSRLQFLGIYSNNQDEFFRVRIANLMRLKRSRKQRNRQLLGGYTPAALLEAVSRRADRGQELFVSTYRDILRRMEACGIRVVDEKHLSESQQRFCRDYFATVVSPRLVPLILRKSVKIPFLPDGNAYLGVKMTCDEERSPRYAVVCIPVSSACPRFVVLPSEEGYSDVIFLDDVIRLMIDDIFFMFTYDRISAHTFKIMRDAELTIDDDVSKSLFERIAEGVEERRYGSPIRLIYDRQMPQDLLDVLVGKLKLKPEMLAPGERYHLMKDLMKFPRVRPELLTANPEPLHHRDIHPFQSILKVVRRRDLFLNYPYHPFQHFIDFLREAAIDPRVESIFITLYRTAEHSKVINALVNAARNGKQVAVLVELKARFDEEQNIEHTDLLQREGVRILHTIEDLKVHSKIVLIERHEGSGLRGYAYIGTGNFNEDTARIYSDYGLLTAHRGIVEDVRNVFGFLMNSHKRYRYKHLLVSPYYMRDAFTELIDREIRNARKGRPAYIRAKCNSLTDERIIERLYEAGRAGVEIRLIVRGACCLQPAVQGMSDRIRAISIVDKYLEHARLYLFANGGDEVAYIGSADWMSRNLDRRVEVCTPILDRQILQCLHRVFDLQWADNVKARDLADQEHNPHIEAAPGAERLRSQTALYDFYKEQEK, encoded by the coding sequence ATGGACTATTCGTTCAACAACCGCGAGTTGAGCTGGCTCTCGTTCAACGAACGGGTTCTGCAGGAGGCGCAGGACCCGAGCGTTCCGCTGCTCTCGCGCCTGCAGTTCCTGGGCATCTATTCCAACAACCAGGATGAATTTTTCCGGGTCCGCATCGCCAACCTGATGCGGCTGAAGCGTTCGCGCAAGCAACGCAACCGACAGCTGCTTGGCGGATATACCCCGGCCGCCCTGCTCGAGGCGGTGAGCCGCCGGGCCGACCGCGGGCAGGAGCTTTTCGTCTCGACCTATCGCGACATTCTCCGCCGGATGGAGGCGTGCGGCATCCGCGTCGTCGACGAAAAACACCTCTCCGAGTCGCAGCAGCGTTTCTGCCGCGACTACTTCGCCACGGTGGTCTCGCCGCGTCTCGTGCCCCTCATCCTGCGCAAATCGGTCAAGATTCCCTTCCTTCCCGACGGAAACGCCTATCTGGGCGTGAAGATGACCTGCGACGAGGAGCGTTCGCCCCGCTATGCCGTCGTCTGCATTCCGGTCAGCTCGGCCTGTCCGCGTTTCGTCGTGCTCCCCTCCGAGGAGGGGTACAGCGACGTGATCTTTCTCGACGACGTGATCCGCCTGATGATCGACGACATCTTCTTCATGTTCACCTACGACCGGATCTCGGCCCATACGTTCAAGATCATGCGAGACGCCGAACTGACGATCGACGACGACGTCTCGAAGAGTCTCTTCGAACGCATTGCCGAAGGGGTCGAGGAGCGTCGCTACGGCTCTCCGATCCGCCTGATCTACGACCGTCAAATGCCGCAGGATCTGCTCGACGTACTGGTCGGCAAGCTGAAACTTAAACCCGAAATGCTGGCTCCGGGCGAACGCTACCACCTGATGAAGGATCTGATGAAGTTTCCGCGGGTGCGTCCCGAGCTGCTCACGGCCAATCCCGAGCCGCTGCACCATCGCGACATTCACCCCTTCCAGAGCATTCTGAAGGTGGTGCGGCGCCGCGACCTCTTTCTCAACTACCCCTACCACCCGTTCCAGCACTTCATCGACTTTCTGCGCGAGGCGGCGATTGATCCGCGCGTCGAGAGCATCTTCATCACGCTCTACCGCACGGCCGAACACTCGAAGGTGATCAACGCCCTGGTCAACGCCGCCCGGAACGGCAAACAGGTGGCCGTGCTCGTCGAGTTGAAGGCGCGCTTCGACGAGGAGCAGAACATCGAACACACCGATCTGCTCCAACGCGAAGGGGTGCGCATCCTGCATACGATCGAGGATCTGAAGGTGCACAGCAAGATCGTGCTCATCGAGCGTCACGAAGGATCGGGCCTGCGCGGCTACGCCTACATCGGCACCGGGAACTTCAACGAGGATACGGCGCGCATCTACAGCGACTACGGTCTGCTGACGGCCCATCGGGGCATTGTCGAGGATGTGCGCAACGTCTTCGGCTTTCTGATGAACAGCCACAAGCGCTACCGCTACAAGCACCTGCTGGTCTCGCCCTACTACATGCGCGACGCCTTCACCGAACTCATCGACCGCGAGATCCGCAATGCCCGCAAGGGCCGTCCGGCCTACATCCGGGCCAAGTGCAACTCGCTGACCGACGAGCGGATCATCGAACGCCTCTACGAGGCCGGGCGAGCCGGCGTGGAGATCCGGCTGATCGTGCGCGGGGCCTGCTGCCTGCAGCCTGCGGTCCAGGGGATGAGCGACCGCATCCGGGCCATCAGCATCGTGGACAAGTACCTCGAACACGCCCGGCTCTACCTCTTCGCCAACGGCGGCGACGAGGTGGCCTACATCGGATCGGCCGACTGGATGTCGCGCAACCTCGACCGGCGGGTCGAGGTCTGCACACCGATCCTCGACCGGCAGATTCTGCAATGTCTCCACCGGGTCTTCGACCTGCAGTGGGCCGACAACGTCAAGGCCCGCGACCTGGCCGACCAAGAGCATAACCCCCATATTGAAGCGGCTCCCGGAGCCGAACGCCTCCGCAGCCAGACCGCCCTCTACGACTTTTACAAGGAACAGGAAAAATGA
- a CDS encoding family 20 glycosylhydrolase codes for MNRTARWLLLLPLLLNLSCRQTAPLDTCIIPQPQETEPLGGVLNLERPLHVEIESPDSEALAAWIMTTGLPLADPSREGQPVRFPQLRLACSDDASLPESEEGYRLEITRRGVEILSRGEAGLFYGLQTLQQLYDHYGAELPCLRITDAPRFPYRGLHLDVSRHFFDKEFVKKQLRMMARLKLNRFHWHLTDGAGWRIEIDRYPQLTDVAAWRRGATWQQWRDGGHRYCRRDDPEASGGYYTKADIREVVALADSLHITVIPEIEMPAHSEEVLAVYPELSCTGKPYATGDFCIGNEATFEFLEHVLTEVMELFPSEWIHIGGDEASKQGWKSCPKCRERMRREGLHDVDELQSYAVHRIGRFLTEHGRRLIGWDEILDGGLAPDAVVMSWRGEEGGRRAAAADHEVVMTPGSHCYFDGYQDDPTTEPQAFSGYLPLRKVYAYDPAPDAMPGREWIRGVQANLWTEYIPTPEQAEYMLYPRLFALAEVAWSQPGQKDFDDFHRRALDLTERIRRAGYNAFDLAHEAGERRESLTETDHLARGCRVDYATQWRDQYAAGGETALTDGLRGSWSYGTRWQGFLDDIDVTIDLGTTKPLHEITADFIQWFSAWVWLPVRVEITVSDDGREFRTLATLTNDYPEEAERPEYRAFGWQGEARGRYVRYRAWRNDRPGGWLFTDEIIVR; via the coding sequence ATGAACCGAACCGCACGATGGCTGCTTCTGCTGCCCCTGCTGCTGAACCTCTCCTGCCGACAGACGGCACCGCTCGATACCTGCATCATTCCGCAACCGCAAGAGACTGAACCGCTCGGCGGCGTGCTGAATCTCGAACGCCCGCTCCATGTCGAGATCGAATCTCCCGACTCGGAGGCCCTTGCCGCCTGGATCATGACCACCGGCCTTCCGCTTGCCGATCCGAGCCGGGAGGGACAACCGGTCCGTTTTCCGCAACTGCGGCTGGCCTGCAGCGACGACGCCTCACTGCCCGAATCGGAGGAGGGCTACCGGCTCGAGATCACGCGCCGCGGCGTGGAGATCCTCTCGCGGGGCGAAGCGGGCCTCTTTTACGGTCTGCAAACGCTGCAGCAGCTCTATGATCACTACGGCGCGGAACTTCCCTGCCTGCGGATCACCGATGCACCGCGCTTTCCGTACCGGGGCCTGCACCTCGACGTGTCGCGACACTTTTTCGACAAGGAGTTCGTCAAGAAACAGTTGCGGATGATGGCCCGCCTGAAGCTGAACCGCTTCCACTGGCATCTGACGGACGGAGCCGGCTGGCGGATCGAGATCGACCGCTATCCGCAGCTGACCGACGTGGCAGCCTGGCGTCGCGGCGCGACGTGGCAGCAATGGCGCGACGGCGGCCACCGCTACTGTCGGCGCGACGATCCGGAAGCCTCGGGCGGCTACTACACGAAAGCCGACATCCGCGAGGTGGTGGCTCTGGCCGATTCGCTGCATATCACCGTGATTCCCGAGATCGAGATGCCCGCCCACTCGGAGGAGGTGCTGGCGGTCTATCCGGAACTCAGCTGCACGGGCAAACCCTATGCGACGGGCGACTTCTGCATCGGCAACGAGGCGACATTCGAATTTTTGGAACATGTTCTCACGGAGGTCATGGAGCTCTTCCCCTCGGAGTGGATCCACATCGGAGGCGACGAAGCCTCGAAGCAGGGCTGGAAGAGTTGTCCGAAATGCCGGGAACGGATGCGCCGCGAGGGGCTCCACGACGTCGACGAGCTGCAGAGCTACGCCGTCCACCGCATCGGGCGCTTCCTGACGGAGCACGGGCGGCGGCTGATCGGCTGGGACGAGATTCTCGACGGCGGGCTGGCCCCCGATGCGGTAGTCATGTCGTGGCGCGGCGAGGAGGGGGGACGCCGTGCGGCGGCTGCGGACCACGAGGTGGTGATGACCCCGGGGTCGCACTGCTACTTCGACGGCTACCAGGACGATCCCACCACCGAGCCGCAGGCCTTCTCGGGCTATCTGCCGCTGCGCAAGGTCTACGCGTACGATCCGGCGCCGGATGCGATGCCCGGCCGCGAATGGATCCGGGGCGTGCAGGCCAACCTCTGGACCGAATACATCCCGACCCCCGAACAGGCTGAATACATGCTCTACCCGCGTCTCTTCGCGCTGGCCGAGGTAGCGTGGAGCCAACCCGGGCAGAAGGATTTCGACGATTTTCACCGCCGGGCGCTCGACCTCACCGAGCGGATCCGCCGGGCAGGCTATAACGCCTTCGACCTCGCACACGAAGCGGGCGAACGCCGCGAATCGCTCACCGAGACGGATCATCTGGCCCGCGGCTGCCGGGTCGACTACGCCACACAATGGCGGGATCAGTATGCGGCCGGCGGAGAGACGGCTCTGACCGACGGCCTGCGCGGTTCATGGAGTTACGGTACGCGCTGGCAGGGATTTCTCGATGATATTGACGTGACGATTGATCTTGGCACGACGAAGCCTCTGCACGAGATCACGGCGGACTTCATCCAGTGGTTTTCGGCGTGGGTATGGCTTCCGGTGCGGGTTGAGATTACGGTTTCGGACGACGGCCGCGAATTCCGCACGCTGGCCACCCTGACGAACGACTACCCCGAAGAGGCCGAACGCCCCGAATACCGTGCCTTCGGCTGGCAGGGCGAGGCCCGGGGGCGTTATGTCCGCTACCGCGCCTGGCGCAACGACCGTCCGGGCGGCTGGCTCTTCACCGACGAGATCATCGTCCGCTGA
- a CDS encoding MFS transporter, whose protein sequence is MKSLLTTLKGHPTLKAETTYSILFTIGFCHLLNDMIQSVIPAMYPIFKESFGFTFAQIGLITLVFQITSSIFQPFAGLYADRHPQPYSLSLGMCLSLAGLVALSFTSAYGAILATVALIGGGSSVFHPEASRVAQLASGGRKSLAQSIFQVGGNGGAAIGPLLAALIVLPYGQHAVGWFAGAALLAAVLLLRVGNWYSLMLTGPNTPLRNRTITPCTLPRTKIRHAMWILVVMIFSKYFYTSCMTSYFTFFLIDRFGVTVQQSQLCLFAYLAAFATGTLLGGFLGDRYGRKYVILFSIFGAAPFALALPYLNLFWTITMSILVGLIIASAFSAILVYATDLMPDKVGMISGIFFGLMFGLGGIGSAFFGWLADYTSIEFIFRASSYLPLLGIIAMLLPDIRPAAGPGLQTTEHTTH, encoded by the coding sequence ATGAAAAGCCTGCTCACCACACTCAAGGGACACCCGACGCTCAAGGCGGAGACGACCTACTCGATTCTCTTCACCATCGGCTTCTGTCACCTGCTGAACGACATGATCCAGTCGGTCATCCCGGCCATGTATCCGATCTTCAAGGAGAGCTTCGGCTTCACCTTTGCCCAGATCGGCCTCATCACGCTGGTATTCCAGATCACCTCGTCGATCTTCCAGCCCTTCGCCGGGCTCTATGCCGACCGCCATCCGCAACCCTACTCGCTCTCGCTGGGGATGTGCCTTTCGCTGGCGGGGCTTGTGGCGCTCTCCTTCACCTCGGCCTACGGGGCCATTCTCGCCACGGTAGCCCTCATCGGCGGAGGCTCGTCGGTCTTCCATCCCGAGGCTTCGCGGGTAGCCCAGTTGGCCTCGGGCGGCCGCAAGAGTCTGGCACAGTCGATCTTTCAGGTCGGCGGCAACGGCGGTGCCGCCATCGGGCCGCTGCTGGCGGCACTGATCGTCCTGCCCTACGGCCAACACGCCGTGGGATGGTTTGCCGGCGCAGCGCTGCTGGCCGCCGTGCTGCTGTTGCGCGTAGGCAACTGGTACAGCCTGATGCTCACGGGGCCGAATACACCGCTCCGCAACCGGACGATCACCCCTTGCACGCTTCCGCGCACGAAGATCCGCCATGCGATGTGGATCCTCGTCGTAATGATCTTCTCGAAGTACTTCTACACGTCGTGCATGACGAGCTACTTCACTTTCTTTCTGATCGACCGTTTCGGCGTCACGGTCCAGCAGTCTCAGCTGTGCCTGTTCGCCTATCTGGCGGCCTTCGCCACCGGGACACTGCTGGGCGGTTTTCTGGGCGACCGCTACGGGCGCAAATACGTCATTCTGTTTTCGATCTTCGGCGCGGCGCCCTTTGCGCTGGCGCTGCCCTACCTGAATCTCTTCTGGACCATCACGATGTCGATTCTCGTCGGGCTGATCATCGCCTCGGCCTTCTCGGCGATTCTGGTCTATGCCACCGATCTGATGCCGGACAAGGTGGGGATGATCTCGGGGATCTTCTTCGGACTGATGTTCGGACTGGGCGGTATCGGCTCGGCCTTTTTCGGATGGCTGGCCGACTATACGAGCATCGAGTTCATCTTCCGGGCCAGTTCCTACCTGCCGCTGCTGGGCATCATCGCCATGCTGCTGCCGGACATACGCCCCGCGGCGGGTCCCGGATTACAGACCACTGAACATACAACCCACTAA
- a CDS encoding AraC family transcriptional regulator, whose protein sequence is MAPYGGLRAVVGLRLGRRSFFSEVFPIFADVVLRIKNMVCDRCVMVVRTELERFGCRVVSVRLGEAEIVGELSSERKAELAARLEALGFELLEDRRERLIEAIKRAVIELVRGSEVVPDVRLSDYLQERLRVDYRQISALFSETEGRTVEKYFIAQKIERVKELLVYDELPLAEIAFRLGYSSVAHLSAQFKQVTGLTPSRYRQSGGGRRQTLDKV, encoded by the coding sequence ATGGCTCCATACGGCGGGCTGCGGGCGGTGGTCGGACTTCGGTTGGGCCGCCGCTCGTTTTTTTCGGAGGTTTTCCCTATCTTTGCCGACGTGGTACTGCGCATCAAAAACATGGTCTGCGACCGCTGCGTGATGGTCGTCCGCACCGAACTCGAACGGTTCGGCTGCCGGGTTGTATCGGTCCGGCTGGGCGAGGCCGAGATCGTGGGGGAGTTGTCGTCCGAACGCAAGGCCGAGTTGGCCGCACGGCTCGAGGCGTTGGGCTTCGAACTGTTGGAGGATCGGCGCGAACGGTTGATCGAGGCCATCAAGCGTGCCGTGATCGAACTGGTGCGCGGTTCGGAGGTGGTGCCCGACGTGCGGCTGTCGGACTATCTGCAGGAGCGGCTGCGCGTCGACTACCGTCAGATCAGCGCCCTCTTCTCCGAGACCGAGGGCCGTACGGTCGAGAAGTATTTCATCGCCCAGAAGATCGAACGCGTCAAGGAGCTGCTCGTCTACGACGAACTCCCGCTGGCCGAGATCGCCTTCCGGCTCGGCTATTCGAGCGTCGCCCATCTGAGCGCCCAGTTCAAGCAGGTCACCGGGTTGACCCCGAGCCGATACCGGCAGTCGGGCGGCGGACGAAGGCAGACGCTCGACAAGGTATAG
- a CDS encoding HlyD family secretion protein, translating to MRVCADGGTRIRKGELLAELDPTSARQTFEAARAAFGQARDASQRLQQLTYARRWATATDGCFPEWFVAWR from the coding sequence ATGAGAGTCTGTGCCGACGGGGGCACCCGTATCCGAAAAGGCGAACTGCTGGCCGAACTCGATCCTACCTCGGCCCGCCAGACCTTCGAGGCCGCCAGGGCCGCTTTCGGACAGGCCCGCGATGCATCGCAGCGTCTGCAGCAGCTGACGTACGCGCGTCGTTGGGCAACCGCGACGGACGGCTGCTTCCCGGAATGGTTTGTCGCGTGGCGGTGA
- a CDS encoding nitroreductase family protein, which produces MADNYLGRKMEEYRARAEAPVHRPAVTLTRLLLRNRSYRGYDPRFVVREDQLRTLIEVNTRIPSARNQQVLRFRPVLADEAPQLLPLIRLGAALPELHLPLPGTEPNAFIVICSTVPEDRYVDIDLGISAQSMLLRAAEIGLNGICIGAFNPARVRETLGLPLDPLLILAIGRGAERIELTEIAAGESHAYYRREGVHYVPKVRLDDLLIGR; this is translated from the coding sequence ATGGCTGACAACTACCTGGGACGGAAGATGGAGGAGTATCGGGCGCGGGCCGAGGCTCCCGTACACCGGCCCGCCGTGACACTTACCAGACTCTTGCTCCGCAATCGCAGTTACCGGGGGTATGATCCCCGTTTTGTGGTTCGGGAGGACCAGTTGCGGACCCTGATCGAGGTCAATACCCGCATTCCGTCGGCCCGCAACCAGCAGGTGCTTCGCTTTAGACCGGTCCTTGCCGACGAGGCGCCGCAGCTGCTGCCGCTGATCCGCCTCGGGGCGGCGCTCCCCGAACTGCACCTTCCGCTGCCCGGCACCGAACCCAACGCCTTTATCGTCATCTGTTCGACGGTCCCCGAAGATCGCTATGTGGATATCGACCTCGGCATCTCGGCGCAGAGCATGCTGCTGCGGGCTGCCGAGATCGGGCTGAACGGCATCTGCATCGGGGCTTTCAACCCCGCGCGGGTGCGGGAGACGCTCGGCCTGCCTCTCGACCCGCTGCTGATTCTGGCCATCGGCCGGGGTGCCGAACGGATCGAACTGACCGAGATCGCGGCCGGCGAAAGTCATGCCTATTACCGGCGCGAGGGGGTGCACTACGTGCCGAAGGTCCGTCTCGACGATCTGCTGATCGGCCGCTGA
- a CDS encoding glycosyltransferase family protein, translating to MRYLFVIQGEGRGHLTQALSLASMLRRHGHEIVGVLVGRSPERRLPEFFVRKIGLPITEFEAPQFAFDRSNRSVSLLRTLLCNLSPRRARAFDRSMHLIRDRIRELCPDRIVNFYELLTSLTVRRFGIHIPMTGIAHQFLLNHSRYPFARHTGIQGRLLRLHARLTACGCSELLALSFRPDEADTRHHIRVVPPLLRREALSGVSSNGDFILGYMVNNGFARDLRSWCGNHPQCSVHVFWDHPLSPETWHAEGRLVLHRLDDRLFLDMMRSCRGYVTTAGFESVCEAMYHGKPMMLIPAHIEQRINAADAAASGAGITADRFDLDRFNAFLACRPQPDPGFRRWVDSAEGLFLQLLTRS from the coding sequence ATGCGTTATCTCTTTGTCATTCAGGGGGAGGGGCGCGGCCACCTGACCCAGGCGCTGTCGCTGGCCTCGATGCTGCGCCGCCACGGTCACGAGATCGTCGGGGTGCTGGTCGGGCGCAGCCCCGAGCGGCGTCTGCCGGAGTTCTTTGTCCGGAAAATCGGCCTTCCGATCACCGAATTCGAGGCCCCGCAGTTTGCCTTCGACCGCTCGAACCGCAGCGTCAGCCTGCTGCGCACGCTGCTGTGCAACCTCTCGCCGCGCCGCGCCAGGGCCTTTGACCGCAGCATGCACCTGATCCGCGACCGCATCCGCGAACTATGCCCCGACCGGATCGTGAACTTCTACGAACTGCTCACCAGCCTGACCGTCCGCCGCTTCGGGATCCACATTCCGATGACGGGCATCGCCCACCAGTTTCTGCTCAACCACTCGCGCTATCCCTTCGCCCGTCACACCGGCATCCAGGGGCGGCTGCTGCGGCTTCATGCCCGACTGACGGCCTGCGGATGTTCGGAACTGCTGGCCCTCTCGTTCCGGCCCGACGAGGCCGACACTCGCCACCACATCCGTGTCGTCCCCCCGCTGCTGCGCCGCGAAGCCCTCAGCGGCGTTTCGTCGAACGGGGATTTCATTCTCGGATACATGGTCAACAACGGCTTTGCACGCGATCTGCGCAGCTGGTGCGGCAACCATCCCCAATGTTCCGTCCACGTCTTCTGGGACCATCCGCTCTCGCCCGAGACGTGGCACGCCGAGGGGCGTCTGGTTCTTCACCGACTCGACGACCGGCTTTTTCTCGACATGATGCGCAGCTGCCGGGGCTACGTCACCACGGCCGGATTCGAATCGGTCTGCGAGGCGATGTACCACGGCAAGCCGATGATGCTCATCCCGGCCCACATCGAACAGCGGATCAATGCCGCCGATGCAGCCGCCTCGGGGGCCGGCATTACGGCCGATCGTTTCGACCTGGACCGATTCAACGCCTTTCTCGCCTGCCGGCCCCAACCCGATCCGGGGTTCCGCCGCTGGGTCGACTCGGCCGAAGGGCTTTTTCTGCAACTTCTGACCCGATCGTAA
- a CDS encoding UDP-2,3-diacylglucosamine diphosphatase — translation MSETKHFKTIVMSDVHLGSKWSKAKEANRFLKYHTCDTLILCGDIIDGWELLRGRREKWKRRHTNFISRLLDLQHDTRIIYLRGNHDDFLDRILPLQFANISIQKDYTYTSCGKRYYVLHGDVFDHVTSSMRWLAKAGDVGYSLLMWVNRLYNRRRQRRGLPYYSVSQRIKQKVKASVSYISDFEQHLVRVARQKGCDGVICGHIHQADQRMIGEMLYLNSGDWVESLTALAEDYDGTWRILRYEEDKPER, via the coding sequence ATGTCCGAAACCAAACACTTCAAGACCATCGTAATGTCCGATGTCCACCTCGGGTCGAAATGGTCGAAAGCCAAGGAGGCCAACCGTTTTCTGAAGTACCATACCTGCGACACGCTGATCCTCTGCGGCGACATCATCGACGGCTGGGAGCTTCTGCGCGGACGGCGCGAAAAGTGGAAACGCCGCCATACGAACTTCATCAGCCGCCTGCTCGACCTCCAGCACGACACCCGCATCATCTATCTGCGGGGCAACCACGACGACTTTCTCGACCGCATCCTGCCGCTTCAGTTCGCCAACATCTCCATTCAGAAGGATTACACCTACACGAGTTGCGGGAAGCGTTACTACGTGCTTCACGGCGACGTCTTCGACCACGTGACCTCCTCGATGCGGTGGCTGGCCAAGGCGGGCGACGTGGGCTACTCGCTGCTCATGTGGGTCAACCGGCTCTACAACCGCCGCCGCCAGCGGCGCGGCCTGCCCTACTACTCCGTCTCGCAGCGGATCAAACAGAAGGTCAAGGCGTCGGTTTCGTACATCAGCGACTTCGAACAGCATCTGGTCCGTGTGGCCCGGCAGAAGGGGTGCGACGGCGTCATCTGCGGACACATCCACCAGGCCGACCAGCGGATGATCGGCGAGATGCTCTACCTCAATTCGGGCGACTGGGTCGAGTCGCTGACAGCTCTGGCCGAAGACTACGACGGCACGTGGCGGATCCTCCGCTACGAAGAGGACAAACCCGAACGGTGA
- a CDS encoding permease: MQEYLMPFVALLNEMSPYLLLGFLIAGLLHAFVPGRFYARYLARNNFRSVALAALFGVPLPLCSCGVIPTAMAMHREGASKAATVSFLIATPQTGVDSILATAGLLGLPFALVRPVAAFTTALVGGALVGAACRDEAPLSCTASAEAPKRLSFLGRCLSALRYGFGEMMQDIGRWLVIGLLLAGAITIFVPDDLFAVSAQHPLWGMLLVLALAIPMYLCATGSVPIAAALMLKGLSPGAALVLLMAGPATNMAAILVIGKVLGRRTLLLYLTAIIVGAIGFGLAIDTLLPAEWFQPLQSTMMAGHCSHAAATPWWQVASSILFVVLLAAALFKRYRKTKTNTDMKNTFKIKGMMCNHCKANVERGLSQVEGVTSVEVDLAAGTAHVEGTFDPKKIIAAIDRLGYEYVG; this comes from the coding sequence ATGCAGGAGTATCTCATGCCGTTCGTGGCGCTGCTCAACGAAATGTCGCCTTATCTGCTGCTCGGCTTCCTGATTGCCGGGTTGCTGCATGCTTTCGTGCCCGGGCGGTTCTATGCCCGTTATCTGGCCCGCAACAACTTCCGCTCGGTGGCGCTGGCCGCCCTGTTCGGCGTGCCGTTGCCGTTGTGTTCGTGCGGGGTGATCCCCACGGCCATGGCCATGCACCGCGAGGGGGCCTCGAAGGCCGCCACGGTCTCGTTCCTCATTGCGACGCCCCAGACCGGTGTCGACTCCATTCTGGCAACGGCCGGACTGCTCGGCCTGCCCTTTGCGCTGGTGCGCCCCGTGGCGGCCTTCACGACGGCGCTGGTCGGCGGTGCGCTGGTCGGTGCTGCCTGCCGCGACGAGGCTCCGTTGAGCTGCACCGCCTCCGCCGAAGCGCCGAAGCGGCTGTCGTTCCTCGGGCGCTGCCTCTCGGCGCTGCGTTACGGATTCGGCGAGATGATGCAGGACATCGGCCGCTGGCTCGTCATCGGGCTGCTGCTGGCCGGAGCCATTACGATCTTCGTGCCGGATGACCTCTTTGCCGTCTCGGCGCAGCACCCGCTGTGGGGCATGCTGCTCGTGCTGGCGCTCGCGATCCCGATGTATCTCTGCGCCACGGGTTCGGTGCCCATTGCGGCGGCGCTCATGCTCAAGGGTCTTTCGCCCGGTGCCGCGCTCGTGCTGCTGATGGCCGGTCCGGCCACGAACATGGCCGCCATTCTGGTCATCGGAAAGGTCCTCGGACGCCGCACGCTGCTGCTCTATCTGACGGCCATCATCGTCGGGGCCATCGGTTTCGGTTTGGCGATCGACACGCTGCTGCCTGCCGAGTGGTTTCAGCCCCTGCAGTCGACGATGATGGCCGGTCATTGTTCGCATGCCGCGGCCACTCCCTGGTGGCAGGTCGCATCGAGCATCCTCTTCGTCGTGCTGCTCGCCGCGGCTCTCTTCAAGCGCTATCGCAAAACCAAAACCAATACGGATATGAAAAACACGTTCAAGATCAAAGGCATGATGTGCAACCACTGCAAGGCCAACGTCGAACGGGGGCTGTCGCAGGTCGAGGGTGTGACGTCGGTCGAGGTCGATCTGGCGGCTGGAACGGCTCACGTCGAGGGAACGTTCGACCCGAAGAAGATCATTGCGGCCATTGACCGGCTGGGTTACGAGTACGTCGGATAG